Proteins encoded in a region of the Xylocopa sonorina isolate GNS202 chromosome 1, iyXylSono1_principal, whole genome shotgun sequence genome:
- the Ecd gene encoding ecdysoneless cell cycle regulator has translation MAKVTKVKEDDVLECFIYPRICYSKPSEVITEEILSEEIAKFNEAIAPYVGDYIWHSDSLTFHPRTKQALLLEKLIENSVTIDEHNILPHIYVRLCFDEDVGDEWFTVFLIFKLTQTFDGLIAKIIDSDGEFLLIEAANVLPTWAKPEACENHVFVYNGELHIVREKHETLADLLDDVRERPYLFRASDKVQDVIRKRIDIYPMEIKKRQHKARVFLPEKAVSILRQEPRLVALAIRTICHSDPLERKVCRAMRYFPPEQRIMVNVKMTKCLYAMANHCRYTGDPRTGWNIPPITCSKYNAHTLGIKVACGLEMLVARANEERRKREKLSINDPERLKAKEDVLNAYLTRLEVSGYFRNLLKGSKEYEKLLNAAKDYYLKHFNLCNCITDVNKSDAEKVLEAWENIQSNDVELHAQDEATLSPADSDSWLNVDPVQLETFLSEQWGHVRNKKQEQESLSLKEKVQMFLNQNSDIDGVKFLEDHSAEDVMHDSEDNGKVEFDADIFDSTLRGILDLVVPGNEGEFEGSSEGSLGEDDEDKKNDMDKYMRLLNLELQSEMDKDENSEVNKNSDAIEDNLIKSIAEEAGGSGPTGNIIGGPVRRLMHLQLQSPTTVPPDLQS, from the exons ATGGCAAAAGTAACTAAAGTGAAAGAGGATGATGTTCTTGAATGTTTTATCTATCCAAGAATTTGTTACTCGAAACCTTCAGAGGTCATAACGGAGGAAATTCTCTCAGAGGAAATTGCAAAATTCAACGAAGCGATTGCGCCGTATGTTGGAGATTATATTTGGCATAGCGATAGTTTGACTTTTCATCCTAGAACAAAACAAGCGCTGTTATTAGAAAAGCTTATTGAAAATTCTGTGACTATAGATG AACATAACATATTGCCACACATTTATGTACGATTATGTTTCGACGAAGATGTAGGGGACGAATGGTTTACGGTTTTTCTTATATTTAAACTTACACAAACTTTCGACGGATTAATAGCTAAGATTATCGATTCCGATGGTGAATTTCTTTTAATCGAGGCTGCGAATGTTTTGCCCACATGGGCTAAGCCTGAAGCATGTGAGAATCATGTGTTTGTATATAATGGTGAATTGCATATTGTTCGGGAAAAGCACGAAACGTTGGCAGATTTATTGGACGATGTTCGAGAGAGGCCGTATCTTTTCAGAGCTTCTGACAAAGTACAAGATGTGATAAGAAAACGAATTGATATTTATCCTATGGAGATTAAAAAGAGACAACATAAGGCTAGAGTCTTTTTACCAGAGAAAGCAGTTTCAATACTTCGACAAGAACCAAGATTGGTCGCGTTAGCTATTCGAACTATTTGTCACTCTGATCCGCTTGAGAGAAAA gTTTGTCGTGCAATGAGGTATTTTCCTCCTGAACAACGCATTATGGTTAATGTAAAAATGACTAAATGTTTGTATGCAATGGCAAATCATTGTCGTTACACAGGAGATCCAAGAACAGGCTGGAATATACCACCGATAACTTGTTCAAAGTATAATGCTCACACACTTGGTATTAAAGTAGCATGTGGTTTAGAAATGTTAGTTGCTCGTGCAAATGAAGAACgtagaaaaagagaaaagttATCAATTAACGATCCAGAGAGATTAAAAGCTAAGGAAGATGTTTTAAATGCATATTTAACTCGTTTAGAAGTTAGTGGCTATTTTAGAAATTTATTAAAAGGCAGCAAAGAGTATGAAAAGCTCCTGAATGCGGCGAAAGATTATTACTTAAAACATTTTAATCTATGTAATTGCATTACTGATGTTAATAAAAGTGATGCTGAGAAAGTATTAGAAGCATGGGAAAACATACAATCTAATGATGTTGAATTGCATG CTCAAGATGAAGCTACATTAAGTCCTGCGGATAGTGATAGTTGGTTAAATGTTGATCCAGTACAGTTAGAGACATTTTTAAGTGAACAGTGGGGACATGTTAGAAACAAGAAACAGGAACAAGAATCGTTAAGCCTTAAAGAAAAAGTACAAATGTTCTTGAACCAAAATAGTGATATTGATGGTGTAAAGTTCTTAGA AGATCATTCAGCAGAGGATGTAATGCATGACTCGGAAgataatggaaaagttgaattTGATGCAGATATATTTGATTCTACATTACGTGGTATATTGGATTTAGTTGTTCCAGGAAATGAAGGAGAATTTGAAGGAAGTTCTGAGGGGTCTTTAGGTGAAGATGACGAAGATAAGAAAAATGACATGGATaagtatatgcgactattgaaTTTAGAATTGCAGTCTGAGATGGACAAAGATGAGAATTCTgaagtaaataaaaattctgacGCCATAGAGGATAATTTGATAAAAAGTATTGCAGAAGAAGCAGGTGGTTCAGGACCAACTGGGAATATAATAGGTGGACCCGTTCGACGACTTATGCATTTACAATTACAATCACCTACTACAGTACCTCCTGATTTACAAAGTTAA
- the LOC143426325 gene encoding tether containing UBX domain for GLUT4, with protein sequence MATNKKVIVLAPNGRRQNVAVTPNTTILQILEEVCQKHGYDANDYDLKHFNHVLDSSAILRFTGLANNAQVEMVPCTKKRSISTVVIGIQLENGERLMGEYIPDVTLAEILQNVKLNEDFEKVTLIYMHREVSGMEALKKTTLKSLGLNNGRAILRLIHKISQDLQIITSIPSKPVKVDEDSKENKRNSENEYSSITDSSKTPSSTFSKEETQAPTELEICPQNIESKMKEEETEMIVDSGQSSNECETDDLYNIEFLGERNALVFNLAEIQGTTRDELPDDFYDLTVNDAKILLRDAKRCRKVLEEAPLLTSAQRQLDQEKRTLDQLNKYRYTIIRIQFPDQFVLQGLFRPMETVQAIKDFIKCYLIDANNDFTIFTTPPKHILNPAAHLIDENLVPCAIIYYSGPSTLRLDIKEKYVDPKKVELQVARIRAKIHGSHSRSMECA encoded by the exons ATGGCTACAAATAAAAAAGTTATAGTACTCGCGCCGAACGGTCGTCGACAAAATGTTGCAGTCACTCCAAATACTACAATATTACAG ATACTGGAAGAGGTTTGTCAGAAACATGGATACGATGCGAATGACTATGACCTAAA ACATTTCAATCATGTGTTAGATTCCAGTGCTATCTTAAGATTCACTGGATTAGCAAATAATGCGCAAGTAGAAATGGTACCTTGTACAAAGAAACGTTCAATTTCCACTGTTGTAATAGGTATCCAATTAGAGAACGGAGAAAGGTTGATGGGTGAATACATACCTGATGTAACGTTAGCTGAAATTTTACAAAATGTAAAACTTAATGAGGATTTTGAAAAGGTTACCCTTATTTATATGCATCGTGAg gTATCTGGAATGGAAGCTTTAAAAAAAACAACCTTAAAATCTTTGGGGCTTAATAATGGTAGAGCCATATTACGGTTGATACATAAAATTTCTCAAGATTTGCAaattattacttcgataccatcAAAACCAGTAAAAGTGGATGAAGACTCTAAGGAAAACAAAAGAAATTCTGAAAACGAATATTCATCCATAACAGATTCTAGTAAAACACCAAGTTCTACTTTCTCAAAAGAAGAAACACAAGCACCAACAGAGTTAGAAATATGCCCTCAGAATATAGAAAGCAaaatgaaagaagaagaaactgAAATGATAGTTGATTCAGGACagtcttctaatgaatgtgaaacaGATGATTTATATAATATAGAATTT CTGGGTGAAAGAAATGCTTTGGTATTTAATCTAGCAGAAATCCAAGGGACAACAAGAGATGAATTACCAGATGACTTTTATGATTTAACTGTTAACGATGCAAAAATTCTGTTAAGAGATGCCAAGCGTTGCAGAAAAGTGCTAGAAGAAGCGCCTCTTTTAACGAGTGCTCAACGGCAGTTAGATCAAGAAAAGAGAACATTAGATCAATTAAATAAATATCGTTATACGATAATCCGTATACAATTCCCAGATCAGTTTGTTCTCCAGGGTTTATTCCGACCAATGGAAACTGTACAAGCAATAAAAGATTTCATAAAATGTTATTTAATTGATGCTAATAATGATTTTACAATCT TTACTACTCCGCCGAAACACATTTTGAATCCTGCTGCTCATTTAATTGATGAAAACTTAGTTCCTTGTGCCATTATCTATTATTCTGGACCATCCACTCTCAGATTggatataaaagaaaaatatgTAGATCCTAAAAAAGTGGAATTGCAAGTTGCTAGAATTAG AGCAAAAATACATGGCAGCCATTCGCGTTCAATGGAGTGTGCATGA
- the LOC143426211 gene encoding HEAT repeat-containing protein 3 has product MGKQKRERRRPHKENPTGLPSVRDFEATEIENSANEDKENALHRVYEDIQSVNVEEKLSGLQTIESMSCDSALAIKIANDGIAKLIGPLLIDKNVLVRASSATALRFIADNGGTEAHASLLKDDIMTPLCTLLKQYYTDWQPKADQDKKGRADEQEAFIQAVTLLWTLCEHNEQAVKCCNEEDLVPVLIKFFDVATYGIDIVTVVVQCLLSLSEDNIVAIKHLKNCEDTLIQFLYMETNDTNLSEVVCLKTAISGLLINLTDCIGNNALNTVCKVISVLSDTLSIDCKQILSSLVSILPHEKNAFSSSAKKKVQENRRILGAQQQALEILANLCSEDQENVNESDLDDSDIEAEVTDDVCMDDKLYKTIFSLPLEIVEVFNNCNIVKKVWDKTKAVDKDTREILEQNVEGRSVLKQMHTLNCRAYLCLNNLMMNLEIDALGGVENIYRMWMEMGKVVFKDAKSNDIELLESATAAMRADIQKLSEVKANIFSRLTLVDILPMLNGERQCSNANVQVNLIRMLGNLALILTNNDTPEARELIKHISSFLLDTSTSEPKVWIIAESLDAIMDIYAEDDSDELASEIKLLEKLRTLIPQFKNKIRQQKKTLGDNIAVVSTVNANITRFIKYKEKRIKNH; this is encoded by the exons ATGGGGAAACAAAAAAGGGAAAGAAGGAGACCGCATAAGGAAAATCCTACGGGACTTCCATCCGTAAGAGATTTCGAGGCGACTGAAATTGAAAATAGTGCGAATGAAGACAAGGAAAATGCTTTGCACAGAGTATACGAAGAT ATACAATCTGTCAATGTCGAGGAGAAATTGTCTGGACTACAAACAATAGAATCGATGTCCTGCGATTCGGCTCTTGCTATAAAAATCGCAAACGATGGAATTGCCAAACTGATAGGACCGCTACTTATCGATAAAAATGTACTTGTGAGAGCTTCCAGTGCGACTGCTTTAAGGTTTATCGCAGATAACGGAGGTACGGAAGCTCATGCAAGTTTATTGAAAGACGATATCATGACTCCATTGTGCACTTTGCTAAAACAA TATTATACAGATTGGCAACCAAAAGCTGATCAGGATAAGAAAGGTAGAGCTGATGAGCAGGAAGCGTTCATTCAAGCGGTTACATTATTATGGACATTATGTGAACACAATGAGCAAGCTGTAAAATGTTGCAACGAAGAAGATCTTGTTCCTGTTTTGATTAAATTTTTTGATGTTGCTACATATGGTATAGATATTGTCACAGTTGTCGTGCAATGTTTATTATCTTTATCAGAAGACAATATCGTTGCTATAAAGCATCTTAAAAACTGTGAAGATACACTTATTCAATTCTTATACATGGAAACAAATGATACAAATCTTTCCGAAGTTGTTTGCCTTAAAACTGCTATAAGCGGTCTGTTGATTAATCTGACTGATTGTATAGGAAATAATGCTCTAAATACAGTATGCAAAGTGATAAGTGTACTTTCTGATACTCTTTCTATTGATTGTAAACAAATATTGTCTAGTTTGGTTTCAATTTTGCCTCATGAAAAAAATGCCTTTTCAAGCAGTGCCAAGAAGAAGGTACAAGAGAATAGAAGGATATTAGGTGCACagcagcaagcattagaaattttagCTAACTTATGTTCAGAGGATCAAGAAAATGTGAATGAATCTGACTTAGATGACTCGGATATTGAGGCTGAAGTTACAGATGATGTCTGTATGGATGACAAATTATACAAAACTATTTTCTCTTTGCCTTTAGAAATAGTGGAAGTTTTTAACAATTGTAATATTGTAAAGAAAGTATGGGATAAGACTAAAGCTGTTGACAAAGATACAAGAGAGATATTGGAACAAAATGTTGAAGGGAGATCCGTTTTAAAACAAATGCACACCTTGAATTGTAGGGCTTACTTATGTTTAAACAACTTAATGATGAACCTTGAAATTGATGCACTTGGTGGTGTAGAAAACATATATAG AATGTGGATGGAAATGGGAAAAGTTGTGTTCAAGGATGCAAAATCAAATGATATAGAATTACTAGAATCTGCTACAGCAGCTATGAGAGCAGATATACAAAAGTTATCTGAAGTAAAAGCCAACATTTTCAGTCGATTAACGCTAGTTGACATTTTACCAATGTTAAATGGAGAACGTCAATGCTCAAATGCTAATGTTCAAGTAAATTTAATACGAATGTTAGGGAATTTAGCCTTGATTTTAACGAATAATGATACTCCCGAAGCTCGTGAATTAATCAAG CATATTTCTTCGTTTTTATTAGACACCAGTACGTCAGAACCGAAAGTTTGGATTATAGCAGAATCTTTAGATGCAATAATGGATATATATGCAGAAGATGATAGCGATGAGCTAGCAAGTGAAATtaaattattagaaaaattGCGCACCTTAATACCACAATTTAAGAACAAG ATAAGACAACAAAAGAAAACCTTGGGAGACAACATTGCAGTAGTATCTACAGTGAACGCaaatattacaagatttatAAAGTATAAAGAAAAACgtattaaaaatcattag
- the Aub gene encoding aubergine codes for MRGRRVIGPEIHTRPSHVVSKRGVTGNNVMLHGNFFKLLTTTDWCLYQYRVDFAPEEDRTMVRKGLLKLHRQNLGAYVFDGTVMYSSRHIPEQLELWSIRQSDEAKIRITIRLVGDMKRGDQHYIQFFNIIMRKCLELLKLQLVGRDYFDARSKVEVRDFRLELWPGYLTSIRQHENNILMCAEIAHKVMRQQTLLDILNDCFQQSKRDYKKIFESEVVGLVVLTDYNNHTYRITDIDFDTNPTSTFQLRTGDRISYKDYYKNKYQIRISCDSQPMLVTRVKPKERRAGRTDLVYLVPELCRATGLTDNMRENFNLMRALSYHTRVSPSVRIDKLMTFNSRLRSEEAIVQELNEWNLKLDDRLIEIPARLLPSEKIVLGGNRTVSAGQFADWTRELQQKTAFNPARLSNWVLIFIGRIRHDIESFVGILQQVANGMGCRIDNPRLWNLNDDRSNTYSDAIERIMSTSNPELIYCVVSNNRADRYGAIKKKCIVDRPVPSQVMLARNLTAKSIWSIATKIAIQINCKLGGAPWSIELPPINLMVVGFDVCHDPNDKSRDYGAMVASLDRNLTRYFSAVSQHRSGEELSNEFSMNLTKALQNYRHVNKILPSHIVIYRDGVGDGQVPYVFDHEVEQLKAKLTDIYGPTPVKMAFLIVTKRINTRFFLNNNNPPPGTIVDDVVTNPLRYDFFIIPQSVRQGTVSPCAYNVIMDTTGWKPDQMQRMTYKLCHMYYNFSGTVRVPAPCQYAHKLAFLVAQFIRRPPSTQMDSLLYFL; via the exons ATGCGAGGTAGACGTGTGATAGGTCCAGAAATACACACAAGACCATCGCATGTAGTATCCAAGAGAG GTGTAACGGGAAATAATGTAATGTTACACGGAAACTTCTTTAAGCTGCTTACAACAACCGATTGGTGTTTGTACCAGTATCGAGTAGACTTTGCACCAGAGGAAGACCGAACTATGGTTCGAAAAGGTTTACTTAAACTCCATAGACAGAATCTAGGAGCATACGTGTTTGacggaactgtcatgtatagcaGTAGACACATACCGGAA CAACTGGAGCTTTGGTCCATAAGACAATCAGATGAGGCCAAAATTAGAATTACTATACGCCTCGTCGGTGACATGAAAAGAGGCGATCAACATTATattcaattttttaatataattatgCGAAAATGTCTGGAACTTTTGAAACTCCAACTTGTTGGACGCGATTATTTTGATGCCCGTAGTAAA GTGGAAGTTCGTGATTTCAGATTGGAACTTTGGCCTGGATATCTCACGTCTATAAGGCAACATGAGAATAATATCCTCATGTGTGCTGAAATTGCACATAAAGTCATGCGTCAACAAACTTTATTAGATATACTGAACGATTGTTTCCAGCAAAGTAAACGGGACTataaa AAAATATTTGAGAGCGAAGTTGTTGGTTTAGTTGTACTCACTGACTACAACAACCACACGTATCGTATAACAGATATAGATTTCGATACAAATCCCACCTCGACTTTCCAATTAAGGACTGGGGACAGAATATCGTATAAAGATTACTATAAAAATAAATACCAAATCAGAATTAGTTGCGATTCACAGCCAATGCTTGTAACAAGAGTGAAGCCAAAAGAGCGTCGTGCTGGCCGAACCGATTTGGTGTATCTTGTTCCCGAACTGTGTCGCGCAACAG GTCTAACTGATAATATGAGAGAGAATTTCAACTTAATGCGTGCATTATCCTATCACACTCGTGTGTCTCCGAGTGTGCGTATAGATAAATTAATGACATTCAACAGCAGATTGCGTTCTGAAGAAGCAATAGTGCAAGAACTGAATGAATGGAATTTAAAGCTCGATGATAGATTAATCGAGATACCTGCACGTCTTCTACCATCAGAAAAGATTGTGCTAGGTGGTAATCGAACTGTTTCTGCTGGCCAGTTTGCTGATTGGACGAGGGAATTACAACAGAAAACAGCGTTCAATCCTGCCCGATTGAGCAATTGGGTGTTAATCTTTATAGGTCGCATAAGACACGATATTGAG TCATTTGTTGGTATTCTTCAACAAGTAGCAAATGGTATGGGTTGTAGAATTGATAACCCTAGACTTTGGAATCTCAATGACGATCGGTCCAATACTTATTCAGATGCTATTGAAAGAATAATGAGTACTTCTAATCCGGAATTAATCTATTGCGTGGTATCAAATAATCGAGCCGATCGATATGGTGCCATAAAAAAGAAATGTATAGTCGACAGGCCAGTACCTTCACAAGTTATGCTCGCCAGAAATCTCACAGCCAAATCTATATGGTCAATAGCTACTAAGATAGCGATTCAGATAAACTGCAAATTGGGAGGTGCTCCATGGAGTATTGAATTGCCACCGATCAATTTGATGGTGGTTGGTTTTGATGTATGTCATGACCCTAATGATAAGAGTCGTGATTACGGTGCAATGGTAGCATCATTGGATAGAAATTTGACCCGATATTTCAGTGCAGTAAGCCAACATAGATCAGGCGAAGAATTGTCAAATGAATTTTCTATGAATCTTACGAAAGCATTACAGAACTATAGACATGTAAATAAAATATTGCCGTCGCATATTGTAATTTATCGTGACGGTGTAGGTGACGGTCAAGTACCTTACGTATTTGATCACGAAGTGGAACAATTAAAAGCTAAACTAACAGATATATACGGACCGACACCTGTCAAAATGGCGTTCCTGATAGTCACGAAACGAATCAACACTCGTTTCTtccttaataataataatccgcCTCCAGGTACAATAGTCGACGATGTGGTTACCAATCCCTTAAGATACGATTTCTTTATTATACCTCAAAGTGTGCGACAAGGCACGGTATCACCGTGCGCATACAATGTAATTATGGATACTACAGGGTGGAAACCGGATCAAATGCAAAGAATGACATACAAGTTATGTCATATGTACTATAATTTTTCCGGAACCGTAAGAGTACCTGCACCTTGCCAGTACGCTCATAAACTTGCTTTCTTGGTGGCACAATTCATACGTCGCCCACCAAGTACACAGATGGACAGTCTGTTATATTTCTTGTAA